The Thermodesulfobacteriota bacterium sequence CGGCGCCCGACGCGCCGGACTTGGAGTCCGCCACGATCCCCTCCGGGCACACCGCCCGCTCCAGCAAGAGCGGAACGAGCGGCAGGAGCACGCTCGTGGGGTAGCACCCGGGGTTTCCCACCAGCCGGGCCCGCTCCACCGCCGCCCCGTGCACCTCGGTAAGGCCGTACACCGCCTCCGCCAGCAGCTCGGGGCAGGCGTGGGGCCCGTAGTGGATCTGGTACACGGAAGGGTCCGCGAATCGAAAGTCCGCCGAGAGGTCCACGACCTTCTTGCCCCGGGCCAGGAGCCCCGGCGCCGCGGCCATGCTGGCCTTGTGGGGCAGCGCCAGAAAGAAGACCTCCGCCCGGTCGAGCACCGCCGGCGTCTCGTGGCTCTCGAAGGTGAGATCGAGCTGCCCCAGGCTCGGAAAGCACTCCCCGAGCGGACGCCCCGCGTAGGTGCGCGACGTGATGACCGTGACCCGGGCGTGGGGGTGGACGTGCAGAAGGCGCAGGAGCTCCGCCCCGGTGTAGCCGCTGGCGCCGATGATGCCGACGGAGAGCATGGAAACCTCCCGCAAGGTGTGGGCTGCGGACAACGCCCCGGATGAGGGAGCGCCAGTGTACGAGAAGGGGACCCGGGAAGGAAGGCCCGGACGACGGCGCCGTTGGCCGTTGGCGATTGGCCGTTGGGAGAGAGAGGGGCCCTACGCTTCACGTCCCACGTTTCCCTTGCATCCTCCGTGTGCCGTGCGCTAGGACGGGAGTACTCGCTTCACGGGGGTGGCGCGATGAGGGAGCCCGCTCGGCAGGGTCCGTCCGGTCGCAAGCAAGAGGCCGCATCCGCAGGCACAAGCCCGCGGGCGCTGCCTCCTGTCAGTCGCCGCCCGGCGGGCGTTCATTGCAATCGCGGTCCGGGACTACGGGTACTGTGCGGCGGCGGTGGGGCGCTACCTGGGGATAGTACCGTGCACGGCGCAACGACAGGCGAGTGTCGGGGAGCCGGCGCCCCTGACCCAGCGCATTCGGAAGGACCTGGGGATTTGAATTGCAGTATTTCAGTTACCCTTTACTTCCGGCGCTGAGCACGTCGAGTGTTATCCTCGTGCGACCGTAATCCGGGCGCGGAAATTGGTCTTGAACGGAAACGTTGCTGCGCCCGTCTCCGACGACGGGCGCAGCAACGGGCAATCGCGCGAACTCACGCGATGTGAATCACCGGTTTGAGCATGTTGTCTTCCTTCGTATCCATCATCCAGAAGGCCTTTTCGATCTGGTCAAACTTGAAGTGGTGCGTCGTCATCTTTGTCGGATCCACGCGTCCGGTCTGGATGAGGCGCATCATCCGATTCATGCGCTCACTTCCGCCGGGACACAGCAACGTCTTGATCGTCTTTTCGGCCATCCCGACGCCCCATGCCAGCCGCGGGATGCTGATGTAGTCCCCCTCGCCATGATAGCCGGCGTTGGAAATCGTCCCACCGGGCCGCGTGGCATTGATGCACGCTTCGAAGGCCGATTGGTTGCCGACCGCCTCGATGGCCGAGTCCACCCCCTGCCCGTTGGTCAGTTCCATGATCTTCTGGATGGGATCCACCTTGGAGAGATCGATCGTAACGTCCGCGCCATACTCCTTCGCGAGTTGAAGGCGCTGAGGGATGCTGTCAACCGCGATGACCAGGCCCGCGCCCAGCAGGCGGGCGCCGACCGCCGCCATCTGGCCGACCGGGCCCAGCCCGAAGACGGCGGCGGTGCCGCCCAAGATGATGTCGGAATTCTCCGCTCCCTTGAAGCCGGTCGTCATCATGTCGGTCGCATAGCACGCCGCCTCATCGGACACGTTGTCTGGAATGCTGGTGAGATTGGCATCAGCATCGTTGACATGGAAATATTCAGCAAAGCTGCCGTCCTTGATGTTGGCGAACTTCCACCCACCCAGGGGCTGCCCGCATTGAGACGTGAACCCTCTCTGACAGTTTTCGCACTTGTAGCACGGCGTGATGGCGCCAATAACAACGCGATCCCCGGGTTTGAACAAACTGACCGCATTGCCCACCCTGTCCACGATGCCACACGCCTCGTGCCCCAACGTGTGATCCGTCCTCTCCCCGATGGCCCCCTTCACGGTATGCACGTCAGATGTACAGACCAGCGCCGTGGTGGCCTTGACGATGGCATCATTGGGGCCCGGGTCGCCTGGGATCGGCTTCTCCATGATGCCCACCTCGCCGATCCTCTTCATCACGAACGCTTTCATCATCTTCGCCATTTGCCTCTCCTTCTTGCGGGATACGGGAGAGCGCGATGACGTGCACAGCGCACTCCACGGAAAGAATCGGTCCTGCAGCCTTCCATCACTGCCACGCGAAGCCTCGTCGTCGAACCGTGCGCTTCCAACTGGAACCGGGTTCCCTCCCCGAGT is a genomic window containing:
- the argC gene encoding N-acetyl-gamma-glutamyl-phosphate reductase → MLSVGIIGASGYTGAELLRLLHVHPHARVTVITSRTYAGRPLGECFPSLGQLDLTFESHETPAVLDRAEVFFLALPHKASMAAAPGLLARGKKVVDLSADFRFADPSVYQIHYGPHACPELLAEAVYGLTEVHGAAVERARLVGNPGCYPTSVLLPLVPLLLERAVCPEGIVADSKSGASGAGREATQGMLFCEVNEGFKAYKVAAHRHEPEIRSQLEWAAGSEVPLVFTPHLVPMDRGILSTVYALPREGTDAARVREIWKEFYRGAPFLRVLEGDALPSTAYVKGSNACHMAAVDHRPSGRLVLVSAIDNLVKGASGQAVQNLNRMMGWEEDAGLRSPALFP
- a CDS encoding NAD(P)-dependent alcohol dehydrogenase — translated: MKAFVMKRIGEVGIMEKPIPGDPGPNDAIVKATTALVCTSDVHTVKGAIGERTDHTLGHEACGIVDRVGNAVSLFKPGDRVVIGAITPCYKCENCQRGFTSQCGQPLGGWKFANIKDGSFAEYFHVNDADANLTSIPDNVSDEAACYATDMMTTGFKGAENSDIILGGTAAVFGLGPVGQMAAVGARLLGAGLVIAVDSIPQRLQLAKEYGADVTIDLSKVDPIQKIMELTNGQGVDSAIEAVGNQSAFEACINATRPGGTISNAGYHGEGDYISIPRLAWGVGMAEKTIKTLLCPGGSERMNRMMRLIQTGRVDPTKMTTHHFKFDQIEKAFWMMDTKEDNMLKPVIHIA